The sequence GACGTCCATTTATGGCTCCGCGCCCGAGCGCCTGCAAAGTGTCTTTGAGGTCGTAGAGGCGCGAAGCCATCTTATTGGTTGCAGCATTAGGCTGCAAGCGATCCCGAAGGGCCTCAGGCTTCTCGCCGATTTGATCAGATCCCACTTTTTAAAGAAGCTGGGTAGACCATGTATCCAGCGATCGTCACGGCGGAACTGTGAAGCAGAGATGCCAGATAACTCTTTAAGCTGTTCCTTCACTTGCTCGAACGGGACGGTTTTTTCTCTAGCACTGACTTTTTCTCGGTCAGAGTGGTCTGTAACTTGTCATTTTGCTCCTCAACTTCTTCTATTCGGGCGTGGGCGTTAAATATGTATTTTTTACACAATGAAATTTGATCTTCGAGGTCCAGATTCTTTCTATAAAGCCGTCGAAGTTGCTTTTCAAACTTTATTTTCTCCATTGTGTGCTGATCAGGGTTCTCTAAACTCGCTGTGATTGCCTAAGCGCCCCTTACCAGTGACAGCAGACTCTGTCTCGACGTTTGGTCCCGTTGGGTGTTGGATTGACCATCCCCTGTGTCTTCCAAATCCCGTGCATTGACTCCACTATCAATTCCATATTGCATTAGCAACGAATTTATGGATTTGATCTCCTCCCTCAGAGCTTCTCTTTCTGATTTGTGGCAAATTCTCAGTTTTTGGAAAAGGTCACAACGGTCCTGCAGCCGAGCTATTTCACAGCCCGCTCCCTCTGCTGTGGACTGCCATGTCTTCGATTGTCTAGCGATATCATCTTTTTCTCTCTGGGAGTGGCCAATTTCTTCCTCGAATTTGAAGATCGTCAACGGGCTTCTGGTTTTCATCAGGCAACAGCGCCTCAAGCTGTGCCCCAAGTTCGGTTCCCAATGGTCGTGTGCTCGTCTTTCCTTGCGTTAGACAGGAGCTCTTGCAATGAGGTCATGATTCCTCTCTCACTATCCAAGGTGGTAGTCTGGTGCATCAAAGTCGGAAAAGGGTGTGCAGTTTCCGTCTGGAAGTATGGGTCCTTTTTCAACGTCCTGCTGACTAGCTTTTCGCCCTCGTCGGGTTCAGAAGCATCAATGTTGCCATCTTCTTACTTTGTTGGTTCCCGCATCGCATCTGCGAAGTCGGTTTATATCTGGACCCCTAGCCATTCCAGAAGTGGTTGAAACCACTTGCTACCGATGACCGCGCGCTGGCATGCGCCTTGCTCCTAGCTGACTTCCAGTGGCCATTATCTTCGGCTCGTTTGATGCCCCACAGTACGGTCCAGGTTTAGCAGTATTATATTGCGCCTGAACGCAAGTGAACGACGGTGACTTGGGAGCATCATGATCTCGGGCCGACGCAAGATCCATTGGTGGCAACGGCTGCGAAAAGCCCATGCGGTTCCTACCACTTATGGAACGCTTCTGTTTTCTCTGGGGTTCTCTCCTGGAATTAGAAGATCGTCTGTATTTTAGCAGAAATTCAAATGGATGAACGCAGCGACACTGAAGGGCCTTGTATGTTGATTTTCAGTTGCAACGCCGCTATGTTGGTCAATAGTAGTCTCTTCTGGATGTAAGTCTCTTACCTTGGGGTCACTCATTTTGGAAAACCTTTTAATATCGGGAGATGGACGAAAAGCTCAGCTTTGCCAAAGAAGTAGTCAGACTTGATCAAGGATAAAAGCAATGCGATAGCAGATATGTGAGGGCTAAAGTTGGGATGAAAGCGGCTAGGGGTCATATAGAAGCAGGTATCCTAGATTTGCAAAACCCTAGCCCAAAATCTTAGATATATACATCGATCCAGCAATGGTATTTGTGCAAAAGGGAAAAGCAACCGCTGTCTTCTTCAAAGGGAATAAAACAACGCCtgataaagaaaagacaGGACCTACTATGGCAAGTTTCAGGGCCAGCCTTGGGGCATAGCACAAAGAGCAGGTGACACATGCTTGAGTATGAAGATGATTCCTGTTCTTTGTAATTCTGGATTATGGCATTATGGTGGCCACAAGCAGAAGCCCAGAGACTAGAGTGAGGTATTGTGCAGGACAACAACAACAGCGAGATGGATCCTTTTATGCGCAGAACTGGAATCCTTGGTTGGAACTGTTGGTAGCTCGAGCTCCGACCCAGGAGTCACTGGTGGTTATTGCAATGCGTCGATGTCACGGCGGCTGGACTGGCGATTCTTGAGTGGATGACATAAGCAGAGGGATTGCGACCAGAGTGTCCTGATCAGCTCTGCGCAGCGAAGTGGCCTCAACAGTGCTAGCGCGACTTGGGCGACTGGCCAGCGAGCAACATCCACAAAACTCACCTCCCTTTGCTTCACCTCCCGACCCTCCGTCGCCTCCCAGCACCcgtttcttttctctttctcttcttcttcctttggTTGCTTGACCGTAATCACTCCTTCTGCCGGCTTCTTTCAACCTAATTGTTTAATTCCTTTGCCTTTCTCGGGTCAATCGAGGAACAAGCCACCCATCATGAGCGGCCGTAAGTCGAACGTTCTTAGCACCTGTCGCGAAGCCATTGAAGCGCCGCTGATGGGCCGTTGGTCGTGATTGTCCGCTAACTGCTGCAGTTCGTTTCCTCGACTTGATCAAACCCTTTACGCCCCTCCTTCCGGAGGTGGCAGCCCCCGAAACGAAGGTGCCCTTCAACCAGAAACTGATGTGGACGGGGGTATGAGCTCCAAAATCACCCTACCGTAGCAAATATTCGAACTGACACGAGGATATAGTTGACCTTGTTGATCTTCTTGGTGATGAGTCAAATGCCACTTTATGGAATTGTCTCTTCAGATACCTCTGACCCCCTTTATTGGCTTCGAATGATGTTGGCCAGTAATCGCGGAACACTGATGGAACTGGGTATTACTCCAATCATTTCGTCTGGAATGGTCTTCCAGGTATGCGCTTTCAAATCTGGTGCTTTCTTTGGATATGCGTTTATAAGCCAATAGCTTCTTGCAGGAACCCACCTCATCGATGTCAACCTCGACCTCAAAACCGACCGTGAGCTTTATCAAACTGCCCAGAAACTTTTTGCTATCATCCTGTCCTTCGGCCAGGCTTGCGTTTACGTCCTCACGGGTCTCTATGGCCAGCCCAGTGATCTTGGTGCTGGAATCTGCGTCTTGTTGATTGTCCAGCTTGTCGTCGCCGGCCTTGTCGTCATTCTTCTGGACGAGTTGTTGCAAAAGGGATATGGTCTCGGAAGTGGTATCTCGCTTTTCATCGCGACTAATATCTGCGAGTCCATCATGTGGAAGGCTTTCTCCCCAACCACTTACAATACCGGCCGTGGCCCCGAATTCGAAGGAGCAGTTATTGCTTTGTTCCACCTCCTGTTGACATGGAAAGACAAGCAGCGAGCTTTGCATGAAGCTTTCTATCGACAGAACCTGCCCAATATCATGAACCTTCTCGCTACCCTGATTGTTTTCGCCGCCGTCATCTACCTCCAAGGCTTCCGCGTTGAAATCCCGGTCAAATCTTCTCGCCAGCGTGGCATGCGTGGATCCTATCCCGTTCGTCTCTTCTATACCTCCAACATGCCTATCATGCTTCAGTCTGCCCTTTGCTCCAACATCTTCTTGATTAGTCAGATGCTTTACTCCCGATTCTCTGACAATCTGCTCGTGAGACTTCTCGGAGTCTGGGAACCTCGTGAGGGTGGCTCCGCCCAGCTCCATGCTTCTTCCGGTATTGCGTACTACATGTCCCCCCCGCTTAACTTCAAGGAGGCTCTCTTGGACCCGATTCACACCGCTGTCTATGTCGCTTTCATGCTCGTTGCTTGTGCTCTCTTCTCCAAGACTTGGATCGAAGTTTCTGGTTCAGCCCCCAGAGATGTAGCCAAGCAGCTTAAGGACCAAGGACTTGTTATGGCCGGACACCGTGAGCAGAGCATGTATAAAGAGCTTAAGCGTGTTATCCCGACTGCTGCTGCATTTGGTGGAGCATGCATTGGTGCCCTCTCCGTCGCCAGCGACCTTTTGGGCGCTTTGGGAAGTGGAACTGGTATCTTGTTGGCCGTCACGTAAGTTGAGATATCGACAGTTTACTCTATCGCGGTCACTAATCCGGTCCCAGGATCATATACGGCTACTTTGAAATCGCAGCCCGCGAAGGTGACTTTGGCGCAGGCTTAAAAGGCCTTGTGCCTGGAAACTAGATGACACATTTAGTCCTATGTATGCAGGATAAAACCTGTATCGTTTCTTAAATCTTCTAGATTGTATTAGTGCACAGTGGGTGCTCTCTTTAACAGGCCCTGTTTCGGCTTTGCAACCATCGACCCATGGGGCAACTTAGAAATGGGGCAAATTATGTTCGAATATCTATGAAATTTTGCGTTTTTCCTCCTTCCTACCAGAGCGGGCACCCCAAAAGCGAGGTCTTCTATCTGTGTATATATGCCAAACCATTCGAATCGATGAAATAAACTAATGATCATGGACCCGGTGCGAAAGCGATGGACTTGAGAAAAAAGTACAAGGCGCACCTACACAAGGCGCACCTACACAAGGCGCACCTACACAGACCTTGTCTATGCAATGGCCCAACATGGGATACTTTAAGCTTGCTCAATCAAAAGGGGATAAAGAAAAGGCGTTCGAAATTCTTTGGATGGTATTCCGTGCTCATGCTTTTTACGTTCGATAATCCCCATTAATAGTAACATATTCGTGACTGAAATCGCAGAACCAGAATACACCATCTTCTCCGCCTTTGCCTGCCTCGCCTTTATCCCCACCACCCAGGTCCACAACGATTTCCAAGTCTTCATTTTGTAGGATCGCAGATGCCCTCTCCTCATCCACAGCTTCTGGCTCCCCGTTCACTAGCAACTTCAGCTCGGGGCTTCCGTCGACAGGCTTGAAGCTAACGCTCGTGCGCTCGGGTATGACGGTGCCAGGGCTGATGCCCTGGGTATAGCCGACAGCGCACAGGATCCGACCCCAATTTGCGTCCTTTCCGTACAGCGCTGTTTTGACAAGCGGAGATCTGGCGATGGTTGATGCGATGAGTTTGGCGTCAGAGTGTGAAGGAGAGTTTCGCACGCGCACAGTGACGAATTTGGTGGCTCCTTCACCG is a genomic window of Coccidioides posadasii str. Silveira chromosome 3, complete sequence containing:
- the SEC61 gene encoding translocon subunit (EggNog:ENOG410PFE7~COG:O,U~TransMembrane:10 (i33-55o75-100i120-139o145-167i174-195o244-265i285-311o360-381i417-435o441-459i)~BUSCO:5303at33183) encodes the protein MSGLRFLDLIKPFTPLLPEVAAPETKVPFNQKLMWTGLTLLIFLVMSQMPLYGIVSSDTSDPLYWLRMMLASNRGTLMELGITPIISSGMVFQLLAGTHLIDVNLDLKTDRELYQTAQKLFAIILSFGQACVYVLTGLYGQPSDLGAGICVLLIVQLVVAGLVVILLDELLQKGYGLGSGISLFIATNICESIMWKAFSPTTYNTGRGPEFEGAVIALFHLLLTWKDKQRALHEAFYRQNLPNIMNLLATLIVFAAVIYLQGFRVEIPVKSSRQRGMRGSYPVRLFYTSNMPIMLQSALCSNIFLISQMLYSRFSDNLLVRLLGVWEPREGGSAQLHASSGIAYYMSPPLNFKEALLDPIHTAVYVAFMLVACALFSKTWIEVSGSAPRDVAKQLKDQGLVMAGHREQSMYKELKRVIPTAAAFGGACIGALSVASDLLGALGSGTGILLAVTIIYGYFEIAAREGDFGAGLKGLVPGN